A DNA window from Ignavibacteriales bacterium contains the following coding sequences:
- a CDS encoding pseudouridine synthase → MTLSQKYHHYYVFNKPFGTLSQFTDVEGRNTLSDYGPFPKDVYPVGRLDYDSEGLLLLTNDNLLKHQLIDPKNHRPRTYLVQVERTPSEESISKLREGLIIEKRKTYPAEVRLLDVEPDFPPRSVPIRFRKNVGTAWLEIVLREGRNRQVRKMTAAIGHPTLRLIRIKIGCLNLKDLKPGEFRELKIAEVNSLKKSFTHETQR, encoded by the coding sequence TTGACTCTATCGCAAAAATATCATCATTACTACGTATTCAATAAGCCCTTTGGTACATTATCTCAATTCACAGACGTGGAGGGCAGGAACACTCTTTCAGATTATGGTCCGTTTCCTAAAGATGTCTACCCTGTTGGGCGTCTCGATTACGACAGCGAAGGTTTGCTTTTACTTACGAATGATAATTTGTTGAAACATCAACTCATTGATCCAAAAAACCACCGCCCTCGGACATATCTTGTTCAGGTCGAAAGGACTCCGAGCGAAGAATCGATCTCGAAACTCAGAGAAGGTTTAATAATTGAGAAGAGAAAAACTTATCCGGCTGAGGTAAGATTGTTAGATGTAGAACCTGATTTTCCACCACGTTCTGTCCCGATACGTTTTCGGAAAAATGTAGGCACCGCCTGGCTTGAAATAGTATTGCGTGAAGGAAGAAACAGACAGGTTAGAAAAATGACTGCGGCAATAGGTCATCCCACATTGCGATTGATCCGGATTAAAATTGGATGTTTGAATCTGAAAGACTTAAAACCGGGTGAGTTTAGGGAGTTAAAAATTGCAGAAGTTAACAGTCTAAAAAAGAGCTTCACCCACGAGACGCAGAGATGA
- a CDS encoding prohibitin family protein, with translation MFRSGMMVSGTIAAIAVILALSQFFSIIPAGYVGVVDFFGIVSDRTLGAGINTVNPMAKIQKYSIQTKEHKEAMQVLSREGLTIGLEISALYRLNPDSAARVYKTISGGDYETIVLIPQFRSMSRAVTASFQASALYSTERERLGEAIMAELAKVVAPRGIIIEATPLRNVGLPSQLTDAIEQKQRADQESQRMEFILTKEKQEADRKRIEAQGIADFQKIVATGISDQLLRWKGIEATMKIAESQNAKVVIIGSGKDGLPIILDTK, from the coding sequence ATGTTTCGCAGCGGAATGATGGTTAGCGGGACTATCGCAGCGATTGCCGTAATTCTTGCACTCTCACAATTTTTCAGCATTATACCTGCGGGATACGTAGGTGTTGTCGATTTCTTCGGTATTGTCTCGGATCGTACGTTAGGAGCCGGGATAAATACCGTAAATCCGATGGCGAAGATTCAGAAATATTCGATTCAAACTAAAGAGCATAAAGAAGCTATGCAGGTACTCTCTCGCGAGGGATTGACTATCGGACTTGAGATCAGTGCCCTTTACCGATTAAATCCGGACTCAGCCGCACGTGTTTACAAAACAATTTCTGGCGGTGATTACGAGACCATTGTTTTAATTCCGCAATTCAGATCAATGAGCCGTGCGGTAACGGCAAGTTTTCAAGCAAGCGCATTATATTCAACAGAACGCGAGCGGCTTGGAGAAGCAATCATGGCAGAGCTTGCAAAGGTAGTAGCTCCGAGAGGAATTATAATTGAAGCCACACCGTTACGCAACGTAGGTCTTCCTTCACAACTCACCGATGCCATTGAACAAAAACAACGGGCAGATCAAGAAAGCCAGAGAATGGAATTTATTCTGACGAAAGAAAAACAAGAAGCAGACAGGAAAAGAATAGAAGCGCAGGGTATTGCAGATTTCCAGAAGATAGTGGCAACTGGAATTAGCGATCAGTTGTTGAGATGGAAGGGAATTGAAGCTACGATGAAAATTGCCGAATCGCAAAACGCTAAAGTTGTAATCATCGGAAGCGGTAAAGACGGGCTTCCGATTATTCTCGACACTAAGTAA
- a CDS encoding T9SS type A sorting domain-containing protein: MIRNLKTIKILTLLFIFIGAVLNLSAQTYVGSGQTYTKLATAFNAINNGTLTGDINLVITSDITETGSAVLFASGTGSSNYSSVTITSDGTTERLISGNVAAPLVNFSGADNVTIDGRFSGSGMYLRFNNLNATNPTIRFINDALNNSVNYIFVEGINTSTSSGVIVISNSSGTTGNDNISIDNCHILNSSGGNPYNAIYIDGTLGAENDNLSFTNSRIYGFTNYGINFRASAYLGGNYTISNNHFYCPFTSGQDQYSIFSVNNNNTGHSFTISGNRIGGSFENVNGTWTKSGGHFFGIYLNAGTGGIASSIQGNIIKNVLWTSGYGDLRPIYVTGGNADYEIGTISGNIIDSLINAPTIITCRVSGIYSDANRTGGLIRIMNNSISNITDNSSHVNSGTRGIYQNGGLSLYKIENNSIHDLNTYSSLRTSGLVGIMTSLPLQSGSTISRNVVYNLFQNNSGVDTLDASGIQSSGTSGGTLTIDRNKVYNIQLANSNPGSTIYGIQIAAGFGDYINNMISLGSYENGNYNIAGIYKPSGNSNFYYNTVYIGGSVDSGSSNSAAFFREYPGINILNNNIFSNVRSGGTGKHPAIAINNQLNLTSDYNVLYSSDPNILGSYDGGTTAASFAQWKSGSGLDINSMNVPVSFADAAIGNLHLASVSIGDNNLSGTPLVAVSTDFDEEARNSSYPYMGADEVTSAVLTQWKITSSAVGSGTITPSGETFVTRGGAQSYTITPSIHYHIDSVIVNGVNQGVRSNYSFSGVTSNNTITAYFSIDKYTITSLITGSGSITPSGAVSVAYAGSQSFSYAPGLGYHLDSVKVDGSIVDSSTNYTFTNITANHSIHIYYSINKYSITASVNGNGVITPSGSVITSYGSNQDFYFNPNTGYHFDSLLVDGLHVDSASTYSFNNVTGNHAITAYFSINIYNITATAGANGSINPMGIVLVTFGSAQRFTLTPNYGYHVDTVLVDGIFVDSSDSYTFKDISTNHTIEGKFAINKYRIIAAALGNGSITPADTILINHGGSQQFTIAPSTGYHLDSLLVDGARVDSSLSYTFDNVISEHFIVANFSVDLFTIAATSGLGGTIDPSGNITIPYGSNQKFIISPDAGYHIDSLFVDENHVDSIASYTFTNITANHTIHAKFAINNYIIIASAGSNGSISPVGMVGVTHGSSRQFIITPDLNFKTDSILVDGIRVDSLASYTFTNVSANHFIVAYFSINKYIITASAIGGGTISPSGSIGLDSGVDQKFIIAANNGYRLDSVVVDGIRVDSTFSYIFINITTNHSITAFFSIAKFTITASADSNGTITPNGVVVANYGSDQRFILTPKIGYHVDSVLVDGEVVDSTSGYTFYNVSANHSIFVKFALTLNPVPTFTAIIPSSGYRGQMMRVVLVGSNFIPGQTIINAGAGMKIDSAAYNGSDTIIAFISIELNAMLGDRNISVVNPEPGGGTSANMIFSIINHKPTTVNLSFPGNGSTFYLPHGGPIEFIWNRSIDLDVEDSVLYSINIKGPGIDTTLTGISDTAVSMDIEAQLQMHQYYNWTVSATDGYDVVASPDTFSFFTDFGDGVTDLGICIPTEYAIQQNYPNPFNPTTIVNYQLPKESWVTLKVYNVLGEEITTLVDELQVAGFKSATWNAQQLPSGIYFIRMRAGIYSDVKKTVLSK, from the coding sequence ATGATTCGTAACTTGAAAACTATCAAAATTCTTACGCTTTTGTTCATATTCATCGGAGCTGTTTTAAATTTGTCTGCACAAACATACGTCGGTTCCGGACAAACATACACAAAACTAGCGACGGCTTTTAACGCTATCAACAATGGAACGCTAACTGGTGATATTAATCTGGTTATAACGTCCGATATTACTGAAACGGGATCTGCAGTCCTTTTTGCAAGCGGTACAGGCAGTTCGAATTATTCATCGGTGACAATTACATCCGATGGAACAACAGAGAGGTTAATTTCGGGAAACGTTGCAGCCCCTCTAGTGAATTTTTCTGGAGCAGATAATGTGACTATCGATGGCAGGTTTTCCGGTAGTGGGATGTATCTTCGTTTCAACAATCTTAACGCGACTAATCCTACAATCAGATTTATAAACGATGCTTTGAATAACTCGGTCAACTATATCTTTGTAGAGGGAATAAACACATCAACTTCATCTGGGGTAATTGTCATATCTAACAGCTCGGGGACAACGGGCAACGATAACATCAGTATCGACAATTGTCACATTCTAAACAGCAGCGGTGGAAATCCATACAACGCCATTTACATCGATGGAACGTTAGGTGCTGAGAATGATAATCTATCATTCACTAATTCCCGCATATACGGTTTCACAAATTATGGGATTAATTTCAGAGCATCTGCATATTTGGGTGGTAACTATACTATAAGCAATAATCATTTTTATTGTCCGTTTACTTCGGGGCAGGATCAGTATTCAATATTTTCAGTCAACAATAATAATACAGGACATAGCTTCACAATTTCCGGAAATAGAATCGGTGGAAGTTTTGAAAACGTAAATGGAACATGGACAAAATCGGGCGGACATTTTTTTGGAATCTACTTGAATGCCGGAACCGGCGGTATCGCTTCATCTATTCAGGGGAATATTATTAAAAATGTTTTATGGACTTCGGGTTACGGTGATTTACGACCAATTTATGTAACCGGTGGTAATGCTGATTATGAAATAGGAACTATATCGGGAAATATCATAGACAGTTTAATAAACGCACCAACTATTATTACGTGTCGAGTTTCTGGTATTTACAGTGATGCAAATAGAACGGGTGGTTTGATAAGGATAATGAACAATTCAATCAGCAATATTACCGATAACTCTTCTCATGTCAATTCAGGTACACGTGGAATTTACCAAAATGGCGGTCTATCTTTGTATAAAATAGAAAATAATTCTATACATGACCTCAATACATATTCTTCCTTGCGGACATCCGGTTTGGTTGGAATCATGACGAGTTTACCATTACAAAGCGGTTCAACAATTTCTCGCAATGTTGTGTATAATTTATTTCAGAATAATTCCGGCGTCGACACCCTTGATGCTTCAGGTATACAATCGAGCGGAACATCGGGTGGAACACTTACAATAGACAGGAATAAAGTTTATAACATCCAACTTGCAAACTCCAATCCCGGCTCTACAATTTACGGAATTCAGATCGCGGCCGGATTCGGTGATTACATAAACAATATGATTAGTTTGGGATCGTACGAAAACGGCAATTACAACATCGCCGGAATATATAAGCCGTCCGGTAATAGCAACTTCTATTATAATACCGTTTACATCGGAGGTAGTGTAGATTCGGGAAGCAGTAACTCGGCGGCGTTTTTCCGAGAATACCCCGGTATAAATATTTTGAATAATAATATTTTTTCAAATGTTCGTTCGGGTGGGACGGGGAAACATCCCGCTATCGCGATAAACAACCAGCTAAATCTGACAAGTGATTACAATGTTTTGTACTCATCCGATCCGAATATTTTGGGAAGTTATGATGGCGGCACAACTGCCGCATCATTCGCACAGTGGAAATCAGGATCGGGTTTGGATATTAATTCCATGAATGTGCCTGTTTCGTTTGCAGATGCAGCAATAGGAAATTTACATCTTGCCAGCGTTTCAATTGGAGATAATAATTTATCAGGCACGCCGCTTGTTGCAGTCTCTACAGACTTTGATGAAGAAGCTAGAAATAGTTCATATCCTTATATGGGTGCCGATGAAGTCACTTCAGCAGTTTTAACTCAATGGAAAATTACAAGTTCCGCTGTTGGAAGCGGAACAATAACACCATCCGGAGAAACATTTGTTACTCGCGGTGGTGCTCAAAGTTATACGATTACTCCATCAATACATTATCATATCGATAGTGTAATTGTGAATGGAGTGAATCAGGGAGTAAGATCAAATTATAGTTTTAGCGGCGTTACATCCAATAACACAATTACTGCATACTTTTCAATAGATAAATATACAATAACATCGTTGATCACCGGTAGCGGATCAATAACTCCGTCGGGTGCTGTTTCGGTAGCATATGCCGGGAGTCAATCTTTCTCATATGCACCCGGACTCGGTTATCATCTCGACAGTGTAAAAGTCGACGGTTCTATTGTAGATTCCAGCACTAATTATACATTCACCAACATCACAGCGAACCACTCAATTCATATATATTACTCCATCAATAAATATTCAATCACTGCATCTGTCAATGGGAACGGTGTAATTACTCCTTCGGGGTCGGTGATTACATCGTACGGATCGAACCAAGATTTTTATTTCAATCCCAATACCGGCTATCACTTTGACAGTTTATTGGTCGATGGTTTGCACGTTGATTCAGCTTCAACTTACTCATTCAATAATGTTACCGGGAACCATGCAATTACAGCATACTTCTCAATCAACATCTATAATATCACGGCGACTGCCGGCGCAAATGGTTCAATAAATCCGATGGGGATTGTTCTGGTAACTTTTGGATCGGCTCAGAGATTTACTTTAACACCGAACTATGGTTATCACGTTGATACTGTTCTAGTTGATGGTATCTTTGTTGATTCAAGTGATTCTTATACATTCAAAGATATCTCGACAAATCATACGATTGAGGGAAAATTCGCAATCAATAAATACAGGATAATTGCCGCTGCATTGGGCAATGGTTCAATTACACCTGCAGACACTATTTTAATAAACCATGGAGGAAGTCAGCAGTTCACTATCGCTCCTTCCACCGGATATCATCTCGATAGTTTGTTGGTCGACGGTGCTCGCGTCGATTCATCTTTGAGTTACACATTCGACAATGTAATATCGGAACATTTTATTGTTGCGAACTTTTCGGTTGACCTTTTTACTATAGCAGCAACATCTGGATTGGGTGGAACGATAGATCCATCGGGGAATATTACGATTCCTTACGGCTCTAATCAAAAATTCATTATTTCACCCGATGCAGGATACCACATCGACAGTTTATTCGTGGATGAAAATCATGTAGATTCAATAGCGAGTTATACATTTACAAATATTACGGCCAACCACACTATTCACGCGAAGTTTGCTATCAACAATTACATTATTATTGCATCAGCCGGTTCGAATGGCAGCATCAGCCCGGTAGGAATGGTAGGGGTAACTCACGGTTCATCCCGGCAATTTATAATAACTCCTGACCTTAATTTTAAAACAGATAGTATTTTGGTTGATGGGATTCGAGTAGATTCATTGGCGAGTTATACATTCACAAACGTATCTGCTAATCATTTTATTGTTGCATATTTCTCAATCAACAAATATATAATTACCGCATCTGCAATAGGAGGTGGAACAATTAGTCCATCCGGTTCGATAGGGCTAGACTCAGGAGTTGATCAGAAGTTCATTATCGCTGCGAATAATGGTTATCGACTCGACAGCGTTGTGGTTGATGGAATCCGCGTAGATTCTACATTTAGTTATATATTCATAAATATAACCACGAATCATTCGATAACGGCATTCTTCTCAATTGCAAAATTTACGATTACAGCATCAGCTGATTCTAACGGTACAATTACTCCGAATGGTGTTGTTGTTGCAAATTATGGATCAGACCAACGATTTATATTAACACCTAAGATCGGTTATCATGTAGATTCGGTTTTAGTTGATGGTGAGGTTGTGGATTCAACTTCAGGATATACATTTTATAACGTAAGTGCCAATCACTCAATTTTCGTAAAGTTCGCACTTACTCTGAATCCGGTTCCAACGTTTACTGCGATCATACCCTCTTCCGGGTATCGTGGACAGATGATGAGAGTAGTATTAGTCGGAAGCAACTTTATTCCCGGTCAAACAATAATCAACGCTGGAGCGGGCATGAAAATCGATTCAGCAGCATATAATGGTTCGGATACAATTATCGCGTTTATTTCTATTGAGCTGAATGCAATGTTAGGTGATAGAAATATATCGGTCGTGAATCCGGAACCGGGTGGCGGAACATCGGCAAACATGATATTCTCGATCATAAATCATAAACCAACAACGGTTAATTTAAGTTTTCCGGGTAACGGCTCAACTTTCTACTTGCCACACGGTGGACCAATTGAATTTATCTGGAATAGGTCGATAGATTTAGACGTTGAAGATTCAGTTCTTTACTCTATCAATATTAAAGGACCTGGAATTGACACCACGCTGACAGGTATAAGCGATACAGCCGTGAGTATGGATATCGAAGCGCAATTACAAATGCATCAATATTATAATTGGACAGTTTCAGCAACCGATGGATATGATGTTGTTGCTTCACCCGATACATTTTCGTTCTTCACAGACTTCGGTGATGGTGTGACAGATCTTGGAATATGTATACCGACCGAGTATGCCATTCAGCAGAACTATCCTAATCCGTTCAATCCAACAACGATTGTCAATTATCAATTACCAAAGGAGAGCTGGGTAACGTTAAAGGTATATAATGTTCTTGGTGAGGAAATAACAACACTTGTGGACGAGTTGCAGGTTGCCGGATTCAAGTCCGCCACTTGGAATGCACAACAATTACCCAGCGGAATCTATTTTATCCGGATGAGGGCAGGCATATATTCTGACGTGAAGAAAACTGTTTTGTCAAAGTAA
- a CDS encoding efflux RND transporter permease subunit yields the protein MTITELSIKRPTLVIVVFTILGVLGLFSYNQLKYELLPKITPPFLVIITAYPGASPQEVETSVTKVLEDAVSGIDKVSTVYATSQEGVSIVSLEFSMKASISVALQDVQRKVNEVSNLLPSGSKTPSITKFALDELPVLRMGVTARMPSRDFYQLLDDRIQPRLAKLAGVGQITLVGGDEREIKVNVDPQKLRSYGLSLLQVTQLIKSSNMDFPTGKVKDGDYQYIVRLAGKYNSIDELRTLVVGQPKQGGDIRLADIAEVEDGRKDYSTLSRINGKTSIGILVQKQGEANSVEVSQIVRAELAKLEKDYTNIGLKFEIAQDGSIFTTDAADAVKHDLMLAIIFVAVVMLAFLHSIRNSVIVMIAIPTSLITTFIAIYAFGFTLNLMTLLGLSLVIGILVDDSIVVLENIYRHLEKGDERKKASLRGRNEIGFAALSITLVDVVVFVPLALVSGIVGNILREFALVVVFSTLMSLFVSFTITPMLASRFAKLERQTRANLIGKFAVWFEAQYHKFAEEYQKILRWGLKHRGKVALISLVLFIASFALIPLGFIGTEFMTPVDRGEFTVTMELPPGSTLEHTNYIALQAEKIVSAIPEVQKMYVNAGVSTEGFIGQSSNNVAEINVTLIPKELRNRSTDDISSEIRSKIYKMPGVKVRVSPIGIFGTANQSPVQIAVSGTDYNEVRAAASKLSSMVKSVRGTADVRLSSEEGKPETRIEIDREKMADLGLNLGEVGAGLRTAFNGDDDSKFRDGASEYPIRIILDQFDRTKTSDIQNLTFLNRKGQMIELKQFASTILTTGPTKLQRQDRNYSVIVYSQVIGRPAGDVASDIKKEIARKGLPPEIIVTYLGDEKNRSEGFGDLGLALMAAILFVYLIMVALFDSFIYPFIVLFSIPVAMIGALLTLALTGKALSIFTILGIIMLVGLVGKNAILLVDRTNQMREEQKLSVHDALLEAGNTRLRPILMTTASMIVAMFPIATSLSSGSEWKSGLALALIGGLTSSLLLTLVLVPVVYTKVDEWKETVPAFIKKFYNKVTKKKINDTVPDVVATASEK from the coding sequence ATGACAATTACTGAATTATCAATTAAACGACCCACTCTCGTCATCGTTGTGTTTACGATATTAGGTGTACTCGGTTTATTCAGCTACAATCAGTTGAAATACGAGTTACTGCCGAAAATTACACCTCCGTTTTTGGTGATAATAACAGCTTATCCGGGGGCATCGCCTCAGGAAGTAGAAACATCGGTGACGAAAGTATTGGAGGATGCGGTATCCGGCATCGATAAAGTTTCAACCGTATATGCAACGTCGCAAGAAGGTGTTTCAATTGTATCTTTGGAATTTTCAATGAAGGCGAGCATCAGCGTCGCGCTTCAGGACGTTCAGCGTAAAGTCAACGAGGTCTCCAACCTGCTTCCTTCGGGATCGAAAACTCCGTCGATAACAAAATTTGCTTTAGACGAACTTCCCGTGCTTAGAATGGGTGTAACAGCGAGGATGCCATCAAGAGATTTTTATCAATTGCTCGATGATCGTATTCAGCCGCGGCTTGCTAAGCTTGCCGGAGTTGGGCAAATTACACTTGTTGGCGGTGATGAGCGTGAAATAAAAGTAAATGTCGATCCGCAAAAACTTCGTTCGTACGGATTGTCTTTACTGCAAGTTACACAGTTAATAAAATCATCCAACATGGATTTCCCCACCGGAAAAGTAAAAGATGGTGATTATCAATATATTGTTCGGCTTGCAGGTAAATATAATTCAATAGATGAGTTGCGCACATTGGTTGTTGGGCAGCCAAAGCAGGGAGGAGATATTCGTCTTGCCGATATAGCCGAAGTGGAAGATGGGCGGAAAGATTACTCGACTCTCAGCCGTATAAACGGTAAAACATCTATCGGTATTCTTGTTCAAAAACAGGGCGAAGCGAACTCGGTAGAAGTCAGTCAGATTGTCCGCGCAGAACTCGCTAAACTTGAAAAAGATTATACCAACATCGGATTAAAATTTGAGATTGCGCAGGATGGCTCTATCTTCACAACTGATGCAGCCGATGCGGTGAAACACGACCTCATGCTTGCGATCATATTCGTCGCGGTTGTAATGCTAGCATTCCTCCACAGCATTCGAAACTCTGTAATTGTTATGATCGCGATTCCTACATCACTCATAACAACATTCATTGCTATTTACGCTTTTGGGTTTACACTGAATTTGATGACGCTTCTTGGTTTATCATTGGTGATTGGTATACTTGTCGACGACTCGATAGTAGTTCTGGAAAATATATACCGCCATCTTGAAAAAGGTGATGAACGGAAAAAAGCTTCTCTTCGTGGAAGAAATGAAATAGGTTTTGCGGCATTGTCTATCACACTGGTAGACGTGGTTGTATTCGTACCTCTGGCTTTGGTCTCCGGGATCGTAGGTAATATCCTTCGCGAGTTTGCGCTTGTTGTTGTCTTCTCCACGTTGATGAGTTTATTTGTGTCGTTCACAATCACACCGATGCTCGCTTCGCGTTTCGCAAAGTTAGAAAGGCAAACAAGAGCAAATCTTATCGGTAAATTTGCTGTTTGGTTTGAGGCACAGTATCATAAATTTGCGGAAGAATATCAAAAGATTCTAAGATGGGGATTGAAACATCGTGGAAAAGTCGCGCTCATTTCACTTGTATTATTTATAGCATCGTTCGCTCTTATCCCTTTGGGTTTTATCGGAACTGAATTCATGACGCCGGTCGATCGTGGTGAATTTACCGTCACCATGGAACTCCCGCCGGGATCAACGCTTGAGCATACGAATTATATAGCCCTGCAAGCGGAAAAAATTGTTTCTGCAATCCCCGAAGTACAGAAAATGTATGTTAATGCAGGTGTTTCAACCGAAGGATTTATTGGACAATCATCCAATAATGTTGCCGAGATCAATGTAACTTTAATCCCAAAGGAGTTACGCAACAGATCAACCGATGATATAAGCAGTGAGATACGCAGTAAGATTTACAAGATGCCCGGAGTGAAAGTGCGCGTGAGCCCGATTGGTATTTTTGGAACCGCAAACCAGTCTCCTGTTCAGATTGCGGTAAGCGGTACCGATTATAATGAAGTTCGTGCCGCTGCGTCAAAATTATCGAGCATGGTTAAATCGGTGAGAGGTACGGCAGATGTAAGACTTTCTTCTGAAGAGGGAAAACCGGAAACGCGCATCGAGATTGACCGAGAAAAAATGGCAGATCTTGGCTTGAATCTCGGAGAAGTCGGGGCGGGCTTGCGTACGGCATTCAACGGTGACGATGATTCGAAGTTCCGTGATGGTGCAAGCGAATATCCGATTAGAATAATACTCGATCAGTTTGATAGAACTAAAACAAGCGATATCCAAAACCTGACGTTTCTTAACAGAAAAGGACAGATGATTGAGTTGAAGCAATTCGCGTCAACCATACTCACTACCGGTCCGACCAAACTTCAACGGCAGGATCGGAATTATTCGGTGATAGTTTATTCTCAAGTAATCGGAAGACCAGCGGGTGACGTTGCAAGCGACATAAAAAAAGAAATTGCGAGAAAAGGTTTACCACCCGAGATTATTGTAACATATCTCGGTGACGAGAAAAACCGTTCCGAGGGTTTTGGAGATTTAGGGTTGGCATTGATGGCCGCGATATTGTTTGTTTATTTGATTATGGTTGCTTTGTTCGATTCATTTATTTATCCGTTTATCGTGCTGTTCTCCATTCCGGTTGCGATGATCGGAGCGTTATTAACCCTTGCATTGACCGGAAAAGCGTTAAGCATTTTTACGATACTAGGTATAATTATGCTTGTTGGGCTCGTTGGCAAAAATGCGATATTACTTGTTGATCGCACGAATCAAATGAGGGAAGAACAGAAACTTTCCGTTCATGATGCATTGCTTGAAGCAGGTAACACACGATTGCGTCCAATTCTAATGACCACCGCATCCATGATTGTAGCGATGTTTCCAATAGCGACAAGTCTGAGCTCCGGTTCTGAGTGGAAGTCGGGGCTTGCGTTGGCGTTAATCGGCGGCTTGACAAGCTCGCTGTTGTTGACGCTTGTTCTTGTTCCTGTTGTGTACACGAAGGTTGATGAGTGGAAGGAAACAGTACCAGCTTTTATTAAAAAATTCTACAATAAAGTAACGAAGAAAAAAATAAACGATACAGTACCCGACGTAGTCGCAACTGCTTCTGAGAAATAA
- a CDS encoding efflux RND transporter periplasmic adaptor subunit, producing MKNIRIIIVTAVVLAAIIAILFYNKSRSTAKSTSEMLSSMSVSVTKAGKQTIASTRSMVGTIAANNDVAIISETSGKVIAVHAEVGQHVIAGATIVQVDDELKKAAYISAETNYEKAKKDLERFEMLYKQNSATEQQIEGARLAIKAAEAQYIAARRQYNDTKISTPISGIVTSRTVDVGTYVSNNMPVANVVDISRLKVKINVSESDAFCLKVGDKVQVGTDVYPGIKYAGKIKSISSKADEAHTYPVEVTLENSKQHPLKAGMFGRISFTSKGNTEILAIPREALVGSMKTPQVYIVEGNIARIRNIVAGSEVGNFISVLEGLKEGDVIVTNGQNNLQDSVAVTIIK from the coding sequence ATGAAAAATATCAGAATAATAATCGTGACCGCGGTTGTGCTGGCGGCGATCATTGCAATTTTATTTTATAACAAATCGCGCAGCACCGCAAAATCGACAAGTGAAATGTTAAGCTCAATGTCGGTATCTGTGACGAAAGCCGGAAAACAAACTATTGCCTCAACACGTTCGATGGTTGGAACGATTGCCGCTAATAATGACGTAGCAATTATTTCAGAAACATCGGGAAAAGTAATTGCTGTTCATGCCGAAGTGGGCCAGCATGTTATAGCAGGTGCTACGATAGTTCAGGTAGACGACGAATTAAAAAAAGCCGCATACATTTCGGCCGAAACTAACTACGAGAAAGCAAAAAAGGATCTTGAAAGATTTGAAATGTTGTATAAACAAAATTCCGCAACCGAACAGCAAATAGAAGGTGCCCGGCTTGCCATCAAAGCTGCCGAGGCGCAATACATCGCGGCACGCAGGCAATATAACGATACAAAAATCAGCACACCGATTTCAGGAATTGTCACCTCTAGAACTGTAGATGTCGGCACTTATGTTTCCAACAATATGCCCGTCGCGAATGTTGTAGATATATCGCGGCTCAAAGTAAAAATAAACGTTTCGGAGAGTGACGCGTTCTGTTTGAAAGTTGGCGATAAAGTCCAGGTTGGTACCGATGTTTATCCTGGAATAAAGTATGCGGGTAAAATTAAGTCTATCAGCTCAAAAGCGGATGAGGCACACACATATCCTGTCGAAGTAACGCTCGAGAATTCTAAACAACACCCGTTGAAAGCAGGAATGTTCGGACGAATTTCTTTTACATCAAAAGGGAATACAGAAATTCTTGCCATTCCACGTGAAGCGCTTGTGGGTAGTATGAAAACACCTCAGGTTTATATTGTAGAGGGAAACATCGCGCGCATCAGAAATATTGTCGCCGGTTCCGAGGTCGGAAATTTTATTTCTGTGCTTGAAGGTTTAAAAGAAGGCGATGTTATCGTTACCAATGGACAGAATAATTTACAGGATAGTGTCGCGGTAACAATTATTAAATAA